In Microbacterium binotii, one DNA window encodes the following:
- the lpdA gene encoding dihydrolipoyl dehydrogenase, translated as MTVRSVDVAIIGGGSGGYAAALRAAELGKKVVVIEADKVGGTCLHRGCVPTKALLHVGETADAVREGPSLGVKATLDAIDVPAMHAFRTDLVAKKYKGLQGLLSARDVEIVSGHGRIASPGVVEVEGETIAATDIIVATGARTRTLGIELGGRILSSETALELDEVPSHAIVLGGGVIGVEFASLWRSLGAEVTVVEAADSLVPAEDEVLRQQLSRAFRRRGIQTRLGSPFVAVTQDAQQVRAELADGTVLTGDYLLVAVGREPAADGIGLEEAGVVLDRGFVVVDELLRTTVPGIWAVGDIVAGPQLAHRGFQHGIAVAERIAGQHPTVVSDELVPRVVYSSPELASVGITRRAAEERYGADGIRVVDYNLAGNARTEILGGGGVARVIRRVDGPVVGVHLAGPRVGELITEAQLVIGWDAHPEDVVPFIHAHPTQSEALSEAFLALAGKPLHTL; from the coding sequence GTGACCGTCCGCAGCGTCGACGTCGCCATCATCGGCGGCGGCAGCGGAGGATATGCGGCTGCTCTGCGCGCCGCGGAACTGGGCAAGAAGGTCGTCGTCATCGAAGCCGACAAGGTCGGCGGCACGTGCCTGCACCGAGGATGCGTGCCCACCAAGGCGCTCCTGCACGTCGGTGAGACGGCGGATGCGGTCCGCGAGGGGCCCTCGCTGGGCGTGAAGGCGACGCTCGACGCGATCGACGTGCCCGCGATGCACGCGTTCCGCACCGATCTGGTCGCGAAGAAGTACAAGGGCCTTCAGGGCCTCCTGTCCGCGCGCGACGTGGAGATCGTGTCCGGCCACGGCCGGATCGCCTCACCTGGCGTCGTCGAGGTGGAGGGCGAGACGATCGCGGCCACCGACATCATCGTCGCCACGGGCGCTCGCACCCGCACCCTGGGGATCGAGCTCGGTGGCCGCATCCTCTCCAGCGAGACGGCACTCGAGCTCGATGAGGTCCCGTCCCACGCGATCGTGCTGGGCGGCGGCGTCATCGGCGTGGAGTTCGCCAGTCTATGGCGCTCCCTCGGAGCCGAGGTCACGGTCGTCGAGGCCGCCGACAGCCTCGTTCCTGCGGAGGACGAGGTCCTGCGCCAGCAGCTCTCCCGCGCATTCCGCCGTCGCGGCATCCAGACCCGGCTCGGTTCCCCCTTCGTCGCCGTCACGCAGGATGCACAGCAGGTTCGCGCCGAGCTGGCGGACGGGACCGTGCTCACCGGCGACTATCTGCTGGTGGCCGTCGGGCGTGAACCCGCGGCCGACGGCATCGGGCTCGAGGAGGCCGGAGTCGTCCTCGATCGCGGCTTCGTGGTCGTCGACGAGCTGCTCCGCACGACGGTTCCCGGAATCTGGGCCGTCGGCGACATCGTGGCGGGCCCGCAGCTCGCGCACCGCGGGTTCCAGCACGGCATCGCCGTAGCCGAGCGGATCGCGGGCCAGCACCCGACGGTCGTCTCGGACGAGCTCGTGCCGCGCGTGGTGTACAGCTCGCCCGAACTCGCGTCGGTCGGCATCACACGCCGGGCGGCCGAGGAGCGTTACGGCGCCGACGGCATCCGCGTCGTCGATTACAACCTCGCGGGCAACGCACGCACCGAAATCCTGGGCGGCGGCGGTGTCGCGCGGGTGATCCGGCGCGTCGACGGCCCGGTGGTGGGCGTCCATCTCGCGGGCCCGAGAGTGGGCGAGCTGATCACCGAGGCGCAGCTGGTGATCGGCTGGGACGCACACCCCGAGGATGTCGTCCCCTTCATCCACGCGCACCCCACTCAGAGCGAGGCGCTGTCCGAAGCGTTCCTGGCTCTGGCAGGCAAGCCCCTGCACACGCTATGA